A region from the Cannabis sativa cultivar Pink pepper isolate KNU-18-1 chromosome 9, ASM2916894v1, whole genome shotgun sequence genome encodes:
- the LOC115723984 gene encoding polygalacturonase-like has translation MSSNNIFMMSFILCPMIMFMLSAAATPTTTSFNVLLGFGAKPDGITDSTDSFLRAWEAACASTDDALIYVPKGRYLVRPLAFKGPCKSLHITVRIDGTLVAPEDYQVLGGAENWLNFQRVSGVSIVGGAFDARGPALWACKANPANNCPSGATTLSITYSKDIKIIGLMSLNSQMFHIVINHCENVEMRGVKIIAHGDSPNTDGIHVQLSKNVVIFNSVVGTGDDCVSIGPGTQNLWIERMTCGPGHGISIGSLAKNMEEEGVQNVTVKQIIFTGTQNGIRIKSWAKLSNGFVESVHFSNIVMRNVQNPIIIDQNYCPSHINCPTEVSSIKINNITYKNIKGTSATLVATKFDCSSGYPCNGIRLEDINLTFRNKSAQSFCANANGKSFGSVLPDSCLSNSGI, from the exons ATGTcttccaataatattttcatgatGAGCTTCATTCTTTGCCCTATGATCATGTTTATGTTGTCAGCTGCAGCAACACCAACTACTACATCTTTCAATGTATTGTTAGGTTTTGGGGCGAAACCTGACGGCATAACAGACTCTACTGATTCATTCCTACGTGCATGGGAAGCTGCATGTGCCTCTACAGACGACGCTCTCATATATGTTCCCAAGGGTAGGTATTTGGTTCGTCCGCTCGCCTTTAAAGGTCCATGCAAAAGCCTCCATATCACCGTCCGAATCGATGGTACACTCGTTGCCCCAGAGGACTATCAAGTGTTGGGTGGTGCTGAGAATTGGCTTAACTTCCAAAGAGTTAGCGGTGTTTCTATTGTTGGTGGTGCATTTGATGCTAGAGGCCCTGCCTTGTGGGCTTGTAAGGCCAATCCAGCCAACAATTGTCCTTCTGGAGCCACG ACTTTGAGCATTACATACTCCAAAGATATAAAAATTATCGGATTGATGTCGTTGAACAGTCAAATGTTTCACATTGTGATAAATCATTGTGAGAATGTGGAAATGAGAGGAGTAAAGATAATAGCCCATGGCGACAGCCCCAACACCGATGGCATCCATGTTCAACTCTCCAAAAATGTTGTCATCTTTAACTCCGTCGTGGGAACTGGAGACGATTGTGTTTCCATCGGTCCTGGAACTCAAAATCTTTGGATTGAACGCATGACTTGTGGTCCTGGTCATGGCATTAGCATCGGAAGTCTAGCTAAAAACATGGAAGAGGAGGGTGTCCAAAATGTAACAGTGAAGCAAATTATTTTCACAGGCACTCAAAATGGGATTAGGATCAAATCATGGGCTAAACTTAGCAATGGCTTCGTTGAAAGTGTTCATTTCTCGAACATTGTCATGAGAAACGTTCAAAATCCAATCATAATTGATCAAAACTATTGCCCTAGCCACATCAATTGCCCAACTGAA GTTTCCAGCATAAAGATCAACAACATtacttacaaaaatataaaaggaACATCTGCAACATTAGTAGCTACAAAGTTCGATTGTAGCTCGGGATATCCATGCAATGGCATCAGATTAGAGGATATTAACTTAACTTTTCGAAACAAATCAGCTCAATCCTTTTGTGCCAATGCAAATGGAAAATCTTTTGGCTCAGTTCTACCTGATAGTTGTTTATCAAATTCAGGAATATAA
- the LOC115723985 gene encoding polygalacturonase-like codes for MPNNYSNNILMMKMSLFILYPLIMLILLAFPTSSTSSFNVLMGFGAKPNGLTDSTEAFLRAWEAACASTHDTLIYVPKGRYLLRPLVFKGPCKSPHITFRIDGTLVAPQDYRVLGRAQNWLNFQRVTGVSIVGGALDAKGPALWACKANSAKSCPSGATTLSITYSKDIKITGLLSLNSQMFHIVINHCENVEMRGVRIIAHRDSPNTDGIHVQLSKNVAIFNSAIGTGDDCVSIGPGTQNLWIERMACGPGHGISIGSLAKDMNEEGVQNVTVKQVVFTGTQNGIRIKSWAKPSKGFVESVHFSNIVMRNVQNPIIIDQNYCPSHVNCPDHASGIKIKDITYENIKGTSATTIATKFDCSPGNPCSGIRLEDVNLTFQNKPAQSLCANAKGISFGTVLPNSCLSN; via the exons ATGCCTAATAATTATTCCAATAACAttttgatgatgaagatgagtttgtttattttatacCCACTAATCATGTTGATATTGTTAGCTTTTCCAACATCATCAACTTCATCTTTCAATGTTTTGATGGGATTTGGGGCCAAACCCAATGGCCTAACTGACTCTACCGAAGCATTCCTACGTGCATGGGAAGCTGCATGTGCCTCTACTCATGATACCCTCATATACGTCCCGAAAGGAAGGTATTTGCTTCGCCCACTGGTCTTCAAAGGTCCTTGCAAAAGCCCCCATATCACCTTCCGAATTGATGGCACCCTTGTTGCCCCACAGGACTACCGAGTGTTGGGTCGAGCGCAGAATTGGCTTAACTTCCAAAGGGTTACCGGTGTTTCTATTGTTGGTGGTGCACTCGACGCTAAAGGCCCTGCATTGTGGGCTTGTAAGGCCAATTCAGCAAAGTCATGTCCATCTGGAGCAACG ACTTTGAGCATCACATACTCTAAGGATATCAAAATCACTGGATTGTTGTCATTGAATAGCCAAATGTTCCACATTGTGATAAACCATTGTGAGAATGTAGAGATGAGAGGAGTGAGAATCATTGCCCATCGCGACAGTCCCAACACCGATGGCATTCATGTTCAGCTCTCTAAAAATGTTGCTATCTTCAACTCCGCTATAGGAACCGGGGACGATTGTGTTTCCATCGGCCCCGGAACTCAAAATCTCTGGATCGAACGCATGGCTTGTGGTCCTGGTCATGGCATTAGTATCGGGAGTCTGGCTAAGGACATGAATGAGGAAGGAGTCCAAAATGTAACCGTGAAGCAAGTTGTTTTCACAGGCACTCAAAATGGGATCAGGATCAAATCATGGGCCAAGCCTAGTAAGGGCTTCGTCGAAAGTGTTCACTTCTCGAATATCGTTATGAGAAACGTTCAAAATCCAATCATAATTGACCAAAACTACTGCCCAAGTCACGTCAATTGCCCAGATCAT GCATCGGGCATAAAAATTAAGGATATAACTTATGAAAATATCAAAGGAACATCTGCAACAACAATAGCAACAAAATTCGATTGTAGCCCTGGAAATCCATGCAGTGGAATTAGATTGGAAGATGTGAATTTAACTTTCCAAAACAAACCAGCTCAATCCCTTTGTGCCAATGCCAAGGGAATATCTTTTGGCACTGTTTTACCAAATAGTTGCTTATCAAATtga